In Primulina eburnea isolate SZY01 chromosome 14, ASM2296580v1, whole genome shotgun sequence, the following proteins share a genomic window:
- the LOC140811790 gene encoding uncharacterized protein isoform X1, producing MENIEGEVVNIQELVYNLSTYKQQLQQVRQLLDDDPKNSEYLEMEKELLEVIELTEELLATAKQSDSNSGFGDGISTEPSSASHFSWSSSNPKSGSRTEIVHKFPVGTKVQAVWSEDGEWYDGTIEDHTVNGYYICYDGWGNKEEVDPDNVRPIQEDTADPLLEAEKVAVATKEALKRKIAQAAAKDFQSWTVPEKLQINLNDPEDVKAAKRKKIHAFKSKMRLEEKEVTQNKRQNAWQQFQTTKGRAKKVGFFSGRKRESIFKSPDDPFGKVGVTGSGKGLTDFQKREKHLQLKGANMETADD from the exons ATGGAAAACATTGAAGGGGAAGTGGTTAATATTCAAGAACTTGTTTACAATCTCTCCACTTACAAACAACAGCTTCAACAG GTTCGCCAACTGTTGGATGATGATCCAAAAAACTCTGAATATCTGGAGATGGAGAAGGAACTTTTGGAG GTGATCGAATTGACGGAGGAACTTCTGGCAACTGCAAAACAAAGTGATAGTAATTCTGGATTTGGCGATGGGATTAGCACCGAACCATCTTCTGCTTCCCATTTTTCTTGGAGCTCATCTAATCCG AAATCAGGATCAAGAACTGAAATTGTTCATAAGTTTCCTGTTGGCACCAAAGTTCAAGCCGTTTGGAGTGAAGATGGAGAGTG GTATGATGGAACTATCGAAGATCATACTGTGAAtggatattatatttgttatgATGGTTGGGGTAACAAGGAAGAG GTGGATCCTGATAATGTTAGACCAATTCAAGAAGACACGGCTGACCCATTGCTTGAAGCTGAAAAGGTGGCTGTGGCTACAAAGGAAGCTCTTAAACGGAAGATTGCTCAAGCTGCTGCCAAAGATTTCCAGTCCTGGACTGTGCCCGAAAAACTTCAAATCAATCTTAATGATCCCGAAGATGTT AAAGCGGCAAAGCGAAAAAAGATACATGCTTTCAAGTCCAAGATGCGGTTGGAAGAGAAAGAGGTTACACAGAATAAGAGACAAAATGCCTGGCAGCAATTCCAGACAACTAAAGGCCGGGCCAAGAAG GTTGGATTCTTCTCTGGTCGAAAGCGAGAGAGCATATTCAAATCTCCAGATGATCCGTTTGGGAAAGTTGGTGTAACTGGAAGTGGGAAGGGCTTGACTGATTTCCAAAAAAGGGAAAAACACCTGCAGCTAAAGGGAGCAAATATGGAAACTGCAGACGACTAG
- the LOC140811790 gene encoding uncharacterized protein isoform X2, translating to MMIQKTLNIWRWRRNFWRCAMFGDGQLASLVIFRCHSDLKFKVIELTEELLATAKQSDSNSGFGDGISTEPSSASHFSWSSSNPKSGSRTEIVHKFPVGTKVQAVWSEDGEWYDGTIEDHTVNGYYICYDGWGNKEEVDPDNVRPIQEDTADPLLEAEKVAVATKEALKRKIAQAAAKDFQSWTVPEKLQINLNDPEDVKAAKRKKIHAFKSKMRLEEKEVTQNKRQNAWQQFQTTKGRAKKVGFFSGRKRESIFKSPDDPFGKVGVTGSGKGLTDFQKREKHLQLKGANMETADD from the exons ATGATGATCCAAAAAACTCTGAATATCTGGAGATGGAGAAGGAACTTTTGGAG GTGTGCTATGTTTGGTGATGGCCAGCTTGCAAGTCTCGTGATTTTCAGATGTCACTCAGATTTGAAGTTCAAA GTGATCGAATTGACGGAGGAACTTCTGGCAACTGCAAAACAAAGTGATAGTAATTCTGGATTTGGCGATGGGATTAGCACCGAACCATCTTCTGCTTCCCATTTTTCTTGGAGCTCATCTAATCCG AAATCAGGATCAAGAACTGAAATTGTTCATAAGTTTCCTGTTGGCACCAAAGTTCAAGCCGTTTGGAGTGAAGATGGAGAGTG GTATGATGGAACTATCGAAGATCATACTGTGAAtggatattatatttgttatgATGGTTGGGGTAACAAGGAAGAG GTGGATCCTGATAATGTTAGACCAATTCAAGAAGACACGGCTGACCCATTGCTTGAAGCTGAAAAGGTGGCTGTGGCTACAAAGGAAGCTCTTAAACGGAAGATTGCTCAAGCTGCTGCCAAAGATTTCCAGTCCTGGACTGTGCCCGAAAAACTTCAAATCAATCTTAATGATCCCGAAGATGTT AAAGCGGCAAAGCGAAAAAAGATACATGCTTTCAAGTCCAAGATGCGGTTGGAAGAGAAAGAGGTTACACAGAATAAGAGACAAAATGCCTGGCAGCAATTCCAGACAACTAAAGGCCGGGCCAAGAAG GTTGGATTCTTCTCTGGTCGAAAGCGAGAGAGCATATTCAAATCTCCAGATGATCCGTTTGGGAAAGTTGGTGTAACTGGAAGTGGGAAGGGCTTGACTGATTTCCAAAAAAGGGAAAAACACCTGCAGCTAAAGGGAGCAAATATGGAAACTGCAGACGACTAG
- the LOC140811790 gene encoding uncharacterized protein isoform X3: protein MFGDGQLASLVIFRCHSDLKFKVIELTEELLATAKQSDSNSGFGDGISTEPSSASHFSWSSSNPKSGSRTEIVHKFPVGTKVQAVWSEDGEWYDGTIEDHTVNGYYICYDGWGNKEEVDPDNVRPIQEDTADPLLEAEKVAVATKEALKRKIAQAAAKDFQSWTVPEKLQINLNDPEDVKAAKRKKIHAFKSKMRLEEKEVTQNKRQNAWQQFQTTKGRAKKVGFFSGRKRESIFKSPDDPFGKVGVTGSGKGLTDFQKREKHLQLKGANMETADD, encoded by the exons ATGTTTGGTGATGGCCAGCTTGCAAGTCTCGTGATTTTCAGATGTCACTCAGATTTGAAGTTCAAA GTGATCGAATTGACGGAGGAACTTCTGGCAACTGCAAAACAAAGTGATAGTAATTCTGGATTTGGCGATGGGATTAGCACCGAACCATCTTCTGCTTCCCATTTTTCTTGGAGCTCATCTAATCCG AAATCAGGATCAAGAACTGAAATTGTTCATAAGTTTCCTGTTGGCACCAAAGTTCAAGCCGTTTGGAGTGAAGATGGAGAGTG GTATGATGGAACTATCGAAGATCATACTGTGAAtggatattatatttgttatgATGGTTGGGGTAACAAGGAAGAG GTGGATCCTGATAATGTTAGACCAATTCAAGAAGACACGGCTGACCCATTGCTTGAAGCTGAAAAGGTGGCTGTGGCTACAAAGGAAGCTCTTAAACGGAAGATTGCTCAAGCTGCTGCCAAAGATTTCCAGTCCTGGACTGTGCCCGAAAAACTTCAAATCAATCTTAATGATCCCGAAGATGTT AAAGCGGCAAAGCGAAAAAAGATACATGCTTTCAAGTCCAAGATGCGGTTGGAAGAGAAAGAGGTTACACAGAATAAGAGACAAAATGCCTGGCAGCAATTCCAGACAACTAAAGGCCGGGCCAAGAAG GTTGGATTCTTCTCTGGTCGAAAGCGAGAGAGCATATTCAAATCTCCAGATGATCCGTTTGGGAAAGTTGGTGTAACTGGAAGTGGGAAGGGCTTGACTGATTTCCAAAAAAGGGAAAAACACCTGCAGCTAAAGGGAGCAAATATGGAAACTGCAGACGACTAG